In the genome of Coregonus clupeaformis isolate EN_2021a chromosome 1, ASM2061545v1, whole genome shotgun sequence, one region contains:
- the LOC121581989 gene encoding potassium voltage-gated channel subfamily G member 3-like, with amino-acid sequence MKFGKKSVCVLNVGGTRYAFPREVIRDFPLQRVSRLHACVTEKEVLEVCDDYDQDSNEFFFDRHAQAFVFIMLYLRSGKLRFVPGVCALSFYSEMLYWGLGSAHLEFCCQRRLDDTGYSEEDLIMRAEDNESLSEVEVEKGSGWLEWMRRTFEEPGSSVVAQLLALLSVIFVIISMVMLCMSTLPDWDTAKHNTVEEHRIVEAVCIGWFTAECVVRFLVAKDKLVFLCRPLNLIDVAAITPYYVSMVMPGGAGGLSGVAGVTLRVLRMMRVFWLVKLARHFLGLQTLGLTLRRCRHEMATLAIFLTVATAIYSALAQLLEHGLDPDHRNLDDRSNRGGDYASIPAAAWWAVISMTTVGYGDVYPVTVGGRMLGGLCVVSGIVLLALPITFIYHSFVQCYNELKLRSARYTHIHTH; translated from the exons ATGAAGTTCGGTAAGAAGAGTGTCTGCGTGCTAAATGTGGGGGGTACCCGGTACGCCTTCCCCCGCGAGGTGATCCGTGATTTCCCGCTACAGCGCGTGAGCCGCCTGCACGCCTGTGTCACGGAGAAAGAAGTCCTCGAGGTCTGCGACGACTACGACCAGGACAGCAATGAGTTCTTCTTCGACCGGCACGCGCAAGCCTTTGTCTTCATTATGCTCTATTTGCGTTCCGGGAAGCTCCGATTCGTCCCGGGAGTGTGCGCGCTCTCATTTTACAGCGAAATGCTGTACTGGGGGCTTGGGAGCGCGCATCTGGAGTTCTGTTGCCAGCGGAGACTAGACGACACCGGCTACTCCGAAGAGGACCTGATTATGCGCGCGGAGGACAACGAGTCCCTGAGCGAGGTGGAGGTggagaaag gatcgGGGTGGCTAGAGTGGATGCGTCGGACCTTTGAGGAACCGGGGTCATCGGTGGTGGCTCAACTCCTCGCTTTGCTATCCGTCATCTTCGTCATCATCTCCATGGTGATGCTGTGTATGAGCACGCTGCCAGATTGGGACACCGCCAAACACAACACAGTGGAGgagcacag GATTGTGGAGGCGGTGTGTATCGGTTGGTTCACAGCGGAGTGTGTGGTGCGTTTCCTCGTGGCTAAG GACAAGCTGGTCTTCCTGTGTCGGCCGCTGAACCTGATCGACGTGGCGGCCATCACACCTTACTACGTCTCCATGGTGATGCCAGGCGGGGCAGGGGGGTTGTCAGGCGTCGCCGGGGTAACCCTGAGGGTTCTGAGGATGATGCGTGTGTTCTGGCTGGTGAAGCTGGCCAGACACTTCCTGGGCCTGCAGACTCTTGGGCTGACGCTACGCCGCTGTCGTCACGAGATGGCAACCCTCGCCATTTTCCTTACCGTTGCCACGGCAATATACAGCGCATTGGCTCAGCTGCTGGAGCACGGCCTCGACCCTGACCACCGTAACCTTGACGACCGCAGTAACAGAGGAGGAGACTACGCCAGCATCCCAGCTGCCGCCTGGTGGGCTGTCATCTCCATGACGACCGTTGGTTACGGTGACGTTTACCCAGTAACGGTTGGCGGGCGCATGCTGGGCGGTCTGTGTGTGGTCAGTGGCATCGTTCTTCTGGCGTTGCCAATCACCTTCATCTACCACAGCTTTGTCCAGTGTTACAACGAACTGAAGCTCCGCTCTGCTaggtacacacacattcacacacactga
- the LOC121581997 gene encoding cytochrome c oxidase subunit 7A-related protein, mitochondrial, whose product MTYYKFSGFSQRLTGSAPATAYSPQGLRPGLPAEPPTMTFATPTKMVSESGAMMEYLGVNKVPDFQRLFQTSDGIPVHLKRGVPDRLLYRTTMALTVGGALYCLVALYMAAQPRKTT is encoded by the exons ATGACATACTACAAGTTCAGCGGCTTCAGCCAGAGGTTGACAGGGTCGGCACCGGCCACCGCCTACAGCCCGCAG GGTCTGAGGCCTGGTTTGCCAGCAGAGCCTCCCACCATGACGTTTGCTACACCCACCAAGATGGTGTCAGAGTCAGGGGCCATGATGGAATACCTAGGGGTGAACAAGGTGCCAGACTTCCAGAGACTGTTCCAG ACGTCAGATGGTATTCCAGTTCATCTGAAGAGAGGTGTCCCTGACAGACTGTTGTACCGCACCACCATGGCTCTGACAGTAGGAGGCGCACTCTACTGCCTCGTGGCCCTCTACATGGCTGCACAACCCAGGAAAACGACCTAA
- the LOC121530691 gene encoding phosphatidylinositol-glycan biosynthesis class F protein: protein MWDQEIRQMASSHAIMASGVFMATVVPAVLVPGFSVYGTHLLWLYSVAGAVAVVNITLFWLLGVSPPTKKHTITYKVSRLVRSCLYLLLSCLFFHTVVILYGAPLLETALETFSLAVLLTSLTTLRCVCVLGPNVQAWIRVFSRHGAMSVWDTSLQMVVGCSVVGAWLGAFPIPLDWDRPWQVWPVSCSLGAVIGYLTGLVAAPAWIHWHRKHLTYKSK from the exons ATGTGGGACCAGGAGATCAGACAGATGGCATCCAGCCACGCCATCATGGCGTCGGGGGTGTTTATGGCGACAGTGGTGCCGGCGGTGCTAGTGCCGGGTTTCTCTGTGTACGGGACACACCTGCTGTGGCTGTACTCTGTTGCCGGGGCCGTCGCCGTGGTCAACATCACCCTGTTCTGGCTGTTGGGGGTCAGCCCTCCCACCAAGAAACACACTATCACCTACAAG gtgTCTAGGTTGGTGCGTTCCTGTCTCTACctgctcctctcctgtctgttctTCCACACTGTAGTGATCCTGTATGGAGCACCGCTCCTGGA GACTGCGTTGGAGACGTTCTCTCTGGCGGTGTTGTTGACCAGTCTAACcactctgaggtgtgtgtgtgtccttgggcCCAACGTCCAGGCTTGGATAAGAGTGTTCAGCCGACATGG ggccaTGTCAGTGTGGGACACCTCTCTACAGATGGTGGTCGGCTGCAGTGTTGTTGGAGCCTGGCTGGGAGCCTTCCCTATCCCTTTGGACTGGGACCGACCCTGGcag GTGTGGCCCGTCTCCTGCAGTCTGGGTGCAGTGATTGGTTACCTGACTGGGCTAGTCGCCGCCCCCGCCTGGATCCACTGGCACCGCAAACACCTCACCTACAAGAGCAAGTGA
- the LOC121530755 gene encoding cysteine-rich PDZ-binding protein has translation MVCDNCEKKLGRVITPDTWKDGARNTTESGGRKLNENKALTSKKARFDPYGKPGKSGFGICRICKSSVHQSGSHYCQGCAYKKGICAMCGKKVLDTKNYKQTSV, from the exons ATGGTTTGTGACAATT gtgAGAAGAAGCTGGGCAGGGTGATAACTCCCGACACCTGGAAGgatggagctagaaacacaacag AGAGCGGTGGGCGGAAGCTGAACGAGAACAAGGCTCTGACATCTAAGAAGGCCAG GTTTGATCCTTATGGGAAGCCAGGAAAGTCAGGCTTTGGCATCTGCAGAATCTGCAAGAGCTCTGTTCACCAATCAGGATCTCACTACTGCCAAGGCTGCGCCTACAAGAAAG GTATCTGTGCCATGTGTGGGAAGAAGGTTCTGGACACCAAGAACTACAAGCAGACCTCTGTCTAA